In Treponema vincentii, a single window of DNA contains:
- a CDS encoding peptidyl-prolyl cis-trans isomerase — MKKTVIMLFIVLSLSISGVFAQTNLQPIAEVKLTGRTPITLGQLKTRVSALEKEIGRKMTLEERQQTLDGLINERLIVQAAEKDGIKIMDSEVNNYFTEYVSNQLGQQVSEADFAKLIKEKTNMSLDEYMKAQNGMTLAEFKSFLRTQLTAQRYVMQKKQKELQSIPSPSDDQIRSYYEVNKQSFVQPDTVQLFLVVAPKGDKASTAEKTIKDIQKKLTANSKATADIRAKSQEKNSGYQAGEIFVSKTSLAAEQLGIPMDELLKIFNMKVGDVSPITETGANYQCFVVLAKKDAKILGLSDVVEPGGNVSLYEYIKKMVIMQRQNEALNNALVSVTNELRKSENFVIFKTGTDLEKALSW; from the coding sequence ATGAAGAAAACTGTAATCATGTTGTTTATTGTATTAAGTTTGTCTATAAGCGGCGTCTTTGCCCAAACCAATTTGCAGCCTATTGCAGAAGTGAAGCTTACAGGAAGGACACCGATTACTCTTGGTCAGCTAAAAACTCGTGTTTCTGCCTTGGAAAAAGAAATCGGACGGAAGATGACTTTAGAAGAGCGGCAGCAAACGCTGGACGGTCTTATCAATGAGCGTTTAATCGTACAGGCTGCCGAAAAAGACGGAATAAAAATCATGGATTCGGAAGTAAATAATTACTTCACCGAATACGTATCCAATCAATTGGGGCAGCAGGTGTCCGAAGCAGATTTTGCAAAACTGATTAAAGAAAAGACCAATATGTCGCTGGATGAATATATGAAAGCACAAAATGGCATGACCCTTGCAGAGTTTAAGAGCTTTTTACGAACCCAACTGACTGCGCAAAGATATGTGATGCAGAAGAAACAAAAAGAGCTGCAATCGATTCCAAGTCCGAGCGATGATCAAATCCGTTCGTATTATGAGGTGAATAAACAGTCTTTTGTGCAGCCTGACACAGTACAGCTTTTCCTTGTGGTAGCCCCGAAAGGCGACAAAGCAAGTACTGCGGAAAAAACGATAAAAGATATTCAAAAAAAACTGACGGCAAACTCGAAGGCTACCGCCGATATTCGGGCAAAATCGCAGGAAAAGAATTCAGGTTATCAGGCCGGAGAGATTTTTGTCAGTAAAACCTCATTAGCAGCTGAGCAGCTCGGTATTCCGATGGACGAACTTCTCAAAATCTTTAACATGAAGGTAGGAGATGTGTCTCCGATAACGGAAACAGGTGCTAATTACCAGTGTTTTGTCGTCCTAGCGAAAAAAGATGCGAAGATACTCGGTTTAAGTGATGTAGTAGAACCGGGCGGAAATGTCAGTCTCTACGAATATATAAAAAAGATGGTGATTATGCAGCGCCAAAATGAAGCACTTAACAACGCGCTGGTTTCGGTAACCAATGAGCTCCGTAAATCGGAAAATTTCGTCATATTTAAAACCGGCACCGATCTTGAAAAAGCTCTTTCGTGGTAA